One genomic window of Dama dama isolate Ldn47 chromosome 7, ASM3311817v1, whole genome shotgun sequence includes the following:
- the BTN1A1 gene encoding butyrophilin subfamily 1 member A1, with the protein MAVFPNSCLPGCLLIFILLQLPKLDSARFDVIGPPEPILAVVGEDAELPCRLSPNVSAEGMELRWFREKVSPAVFVSREGREQEGEEMAEYRGRVSLVQDHIAEGSVAVRLQEVKASDDGEYRCFFRQDENYEEAIVHLKVAALGSDPHISMEVQESGEIQLECTSVGWYPEPQVQWRTHKGEEFPSMSESRNPDEEGLFTVRASVIIRDTSMKNMSCCIRNLLLGQEKEVEISIPASFFPRLTPWLVAVAVILVVLGLLTIGSIFFTWRLYKERSRQRRNEFSSKEKLLEELKWKKATLHAVDVTLDPDTAHPHLFLYEDSKSVRLEDSRQKLPEKPERFDSWPCVMGREAFTSGRHYWEVEVGDRTDWAVGVCRENVTKKGFDPMTPENGFWAVELYGNGYWALTPLRTPLPLAGPPRRVGVFLDYESGDIFFYNMTDGSHIYTFSKSSFSGPLRPFFCLWSCGKKPLTICPITDGLEGVTVVADAKDISKEIPLSPMGEDSVSGDIETLHSKLIPLQPSQGVP; encoded by the exons ATGGCAGTCTTTCCAAACTCCTGCCTCCCGGGGTGTCTGcttattttcattctcctccagctGCCCAAGTTGGATTCTG CTCGCTTTGATGTGATCGGACCCCCGGAGCCCATCCTGGCGGTGGTGGGTGAAGATGCAGAGCTACCCTGTCGCCTCTCCCCCAACGTGAGCGCCGAGGGCATGGAGCTGCGCTGGTTCCGGGAGAAGGTCTCGCCCGCGGTGTTCGTGAGCCGAGAAGGGCgagagcaggagggagaggagatggCTGAGTACCGGGGAAGAGTGTCGCTGGTGCAGGACCACATCGCCGAGGGCAGCGTCGCTGTGAGGCTACAGGAGGTCAAAGCCTCTGATGATGGGGAGTACCGATGCTTTTTCAGGCAGGACGAAAACTACGAAGAGGCCATCGTGCATCTGAAGGTGGCTG ctctgggCTCTGATCCTCACATTAGTATGGAAGTTCAAGAGAGCGGAGAGATCCAGCTGGAGTGCACCTCAGTGGGATGGTACCCAGAGCCCCAAGTACAGTGGCGAACTCACAAGGGAGAAGAATTTCCATCCATGTCAGAGTCCAGGAATCCTGATGAAGAAGGTTTGTTTACTGTGAGAGCTTCAGTGATCATCAGGGACACCTCCATGAAGAATATGTCCTGCTGTATCCGGAACCTCCTTCTTGGCCAGGAGAAAGAAGTAGAGATTTCCATACCAG CCTCCTTCTTCCCAAGGCTGACTCCCTGGCTGGTTGCTGTGGCTGTCATCTTGGTGGTCCTAGGACTTCTCACAATTGGGTCCATATTTTTCACTTGGAGACTATACAAGGAAAGATCCAGACAGAGGAGGAATGAATTCAGCTCTAAAG AGAAACTCCTGGAAGAGCTCA AATGGAAAAAGGCTACGTTGCATGCAG TGGACGTGACTCTGGATCCAGATAccgcccacccccacctcttTCTGTATGAAGATTCAAAATCTGTCCGACTGGAAGATTCACGTCAGAAACTTCCTGAGAAACCAGAGAGATTTGACTCCTGGCCCTGTGTGATGGGTCGTGAGGCCTTCACCTCGGGGAGACATTActgggaggtggaggtgggagacAGGACGGACTGGGCAGTTGGGGTGTGTAGGGAGAATGTGACGAAGAAAGGATTTGACCCCATGACTCCCGAGAATGGGTTCTGGGCTGTGGAGCTGTATGGAAATGGGTACTGGGCTCTCACCCCACTGCGGACCCCTCTCCCTCTGGCTGGACCCCCCCGCAGGGTTGGGGTCTTCCTTGACTATGAATCAGGAGACATCTTCTTCTACAACATGACTGATGGATCCCATATCTATACTTTCTCCAAGTCCTCTTTCTCTGGTCCCCTCCGGCCCTTCTTCTGCTTGTGGTCCTGTGGTAAAAAGCCCCTGACTATCTGCCCAATCACTGATGGGCTTGAGGGAGTCACAGTAGTTGCTGATGCCAAGGACATTTCGAAGGAGATCCCACTGTCCCCCATGGGGGAGGACTCTGTCTCCGGGGATATAGAAACCCTCCATTCTAAACTAATCCCTCTCCAGCCCAGCCAAGGGGTGCCTTAA